Proteins co-encoded in one Malus sylvestris chromosome 9, drMalSylv7.2, whole genome shotgun sequence genomic window:
- the LOC126583115 gene encoding uncharacterized protein LOC126583115 yields the protein MCDSPFLQTALSQNVSLCKYSHSCITSNSEIQLYAAKELQSESSFSQVTNLDEGIGRFGSCTKSSDTYPYRFQLEQDVQRLQLQLREELELHAILQNAIEKNAVKFSSASCLPYYAQELLGNISALEVTVSKLEQELVALEFQLSQERNERRLAEYCLRHPSPQSTSPHSFDIVKLPISSSLRTSEQSNRKIHHSSEDDSCEEPKDQQSEPSGKTSLQSVTENAVDSIANCLDMKMSRKMDSESFQPAELRRLPKGMPPKGLWDHPNQLSEEMVRCMKNIFISLADSATPSKSSVQESQCSSMSPRGHLSNSSWWSSSERSVISSWVQSPHVDIQSNSQVLAPENACDPYKVRGKLSWAEIGNYGLATEVSWMSVGKKQLEYAAGALRRFRVLVEQLAKVNPIHLNYNEKLAFWINLYNALIMHAYLAYGVPRSDLKLFSLMQKAAYTVGEHSFSAAAIEYVILKMKPPLHRPQIALLLALHKLKVSDEQRKSAIDTYEPLATFALSCGMYSSPAVRTYTAKNVREELQEAQRDFIRASVGVSSKGRLLVPKMLHCFAKGIVDDSNLAVWISHYLPPHQAAFVEQCISQRRQSLLGSRNCGILPFDSRFRYLFLPDKIPL from the exons ATGTGTGACTCACCGTTTCTGCAAACTGCCTTGAGCCA AAACGTTTCACTTTGTAAGTATTCGCATTCTTGCATCACTAGTAATTCGGAAATTCAGTTGTACGCTGCAAAAGAACTTCAGAGTGAGAGCTCATTTTCACAG GTGACCAATCTCGATGAAGGTATTGGAAGATTTGGGTCGTGCACTAAAAGCAGTGATACTTACCCTTACAGATTCCAGCTTGAACAGGAT GTACAACGGTTGCAATTGCAGCTGCGAGAAGAACTAGAGCTACATGCTATTCTGCAAAATGCAATTGAGAAAAACGCTGTTAAATTTTCCAGTGCGTCGTGCCTCCCTTACTAT GCTCAAGAGCTGCTAGGCAATATTTCTGCACTGGAGGTTACAGTGTCAAAACTAGAACAGGAGTTGGTTGCTTTGGAATTCCAACTTAGTCAAGAAAGAAATGAACGAAGGCTTGCAGAATATTGTTTGAGACATCCATCTCCTCAGTCAACGTCTCCTCACTCCTTTGACATTGTGAAACTACCG atttcatcttctttgagGACTTCAGAGCAGTCCAATCGTAAAATACATCATTCCTCTGAAGACGACTCATGTGAGGAGCCAAAGGATCAACAATCAGAACCTAGTGGCAAAACATCTTTACAGTCGGTAACTGAG AATGCAGTGGACTCCATTGCAAATTGCCTTGACATGAAAATGTCGAGGAAGATGGATTCTGAATCTTTTCAACCTGCTGAGCTCAGGAGGCTTCCTAAAGGGATGCCCCCCAAGGGCCTCTGGGATCATCCAAATCAACTGTCAGAGGAGATGGTGAGATGCATGAAAAATATATTCATATCTTTGGCTGATTCAGCTACACCGTCAAAATCTTCAGTGCAAGAGAGCCAATGCTCGTCTATGTCACCACGCGGACATCTTTCCAATTCCTCTTGGTGGTCATCATCTGAACGGTCGGTGATTTCATCATGGGTGCAGAGCCCACACGTTGACATACAGAGTAACTCTCAAGTATTAGCTCCAGAGAATGCCTGTGATCCCTACAAAGTTCGAGGAAAACTGAGTTGGGCGGAGATTGGGAACTATGGATTAGCGACTGAAGTTTCTTGGATGTCAGTTGGGAAGAAGCAATTAGAATATGCTGCAGGGGCGTTGAGGAGATTCAG AGTACTTGTGGAGCAACTGGCGAAAGTAAACCCTATCCATTTGAATTACAATGAGAAGCTTGCTTTCTGGATTAACTTGTACAATGCACTGATTATGCAT GCTTACTTGGCTTATGGAGTCCCTAGAAGTGACTTGAAGCTCTTCTCTTTGATGCAAAAG GCGGCTTACACAGTTGGCGAACATTCTTTCAGTGCAGCTGCTATTGAGTATGTAATTCTGAAGATGAAACCGCCACTCCATAGACCACAAATT GCTTTGCTTCTTGCCCTTCACAAGCTGAAGGTCTCAGATGAGCAACGGAAGTCTGCAATCGATACATATGAACCACTTGCAACCTTTGCTTTAAGCTGTGGAATGTACTCTTCACCAGCG GTAAGAACCTACACTGCTAAAAATGTGAGGGAAGAGCTTCAGGAAGCCCAGCGTGATTTCATTCGAGCTTCAGTTGGGGTTAGCAGCAAGGGGAGGTTGTTGGTGCCAAAAATGCTGCACTGCTTTGCCAAGGGCATTGTGGATGATTCAAATTTGgctgtgtggatatcacattaCCTTCCACCCCACCAAGCTGCCTTTGTTGAACAATGCATATCACAGAGGCGACAAAGTCTTCTTGGTTCGCGCAACTGTGGGATTCTGCCATTTGACTCACGCTTCCGGTACCTCTTCCTGCCTGACAAAATTCCATTATGA